A genomic stretch from Chiloscyllium plagiosum isolate BGI_BamShark_2017 chromosome 45, ASM401019v2, whole genome shotgun sequence includes:
- the LOC122544029 gene encoding serine/threonine-protein kinase MRCK gamma-like, producing the protein MNIFEVRTGEWIQTIPLKKVRPLNSNGSLNLSASEPFRLIYLRMKEAGTDDFLIPEKTGNIRRQMHRTKSKRRFAFRISEEERFQQLREMLKDPQRRSNLISSPTNFNHLVHVGPSQGIHNLRDLPSSKDSLEERNQMSSVLPTFRHRSNTESGFLSDKKTSRDPAPGSSSSRLPRKQISSDSASLADFNPTRL; encoded by the exons ATGAATATATTTGAAGTGAGGACCGGCGAGTGGATCCAGACTATTCCCCtgaagaaa GTTCGGCCCCTGAACTCAAATGGATCCCTGAATCTCTCAGCAAGTGAGCCCTTCCGGCTAATCTACCTACGCATGAAGGAAGCAG GGACCGATGATTTCCTCATCCCGGAGAAGACTGGGAATATCAGGCGGCAAATGCACCGCACCAAGAGTAAAAGACGGTTTGCTTTCCGAATCTCCGAGGAGGAACGATTCCAgcagttaag GGAGATGCTGAAAGACCCCCAGAGAAGGTCCAACTTAATCTCCAGTCCAACCAACTTCAACCACTTGGTGCACGTGGGCCCTTCGCAAGGCATACATAATCTCCGGGATCTGCCCTCG TCAAAAGATTCACTCGAAGAGAGAAATCAAATGTCTTCTGTCCTTCCCACATTCCGACACCGCAGCAATACAGAGTCAGGGTTCCTGAGTGATAAAAAGACTTCCAGGGATCCAGCACCTG GTTCTTCCAGCAGCCGGCTGCCAAGGAAACAGATTTCTTCGGACTCGGCCTCACTGGCG GATTTTAATCCAACTCGTCTCTGA